The following coding sequences are from one Eleginops maclovinus isolate JMC-PN-2008 ecotype Puerto Natales chromosome 11, JC_Emac_rtc_rv5, whole genome shotgun sequence window:
- the LOC134871964 gene encoding tyrosinase-like gives MWQLAIISFVLCFVPSYQQFPRFCATREVLRTKECCPSWEGDGSPCGASSGRGSCEDVEVPDRPDGPQYPFSGLDDREKWPLVFYNRTCQCAGNFMGFNCADCIFGYFGVNCNERRESVRKNILHLSRAEKIRFVSYLNLAKQTVSRDYVVVTGTYQEMENGSNPMFADVSVYDVFVWMHYYVSRNALLGGPENVWTNVDFAHWGPGFLPWHRLYLLHWEHEIRKLTGDMSFTIPYWDWRDAQGCDVCTDELMGDRSPHDPSLLSPGSVFSSWTVLCSRAEDYSNRGVLCDAEEEGPLRRNPGNHNRKVVERIPTSAEVEFALSLTKYDTGAMDRSANMSFRNTLEGFGDSQTGIGNSPRRGIHAALHVFMNGSMSSVQGSANDPIFLLHHAFVDSIYEQWLRRYRPSPSDFPDSDAPIGHNGDYHMVPFLPLHRNREFFISSKDLGYEYSYLLDANQRLAETMGPYLEVMQDVWPWLLIAAVCGGILAVSIAAVVLTAKRRCEGVSWLHVRKWKNVFALPERQPLIWGSDTEETKHHNYQTAI, from the exons ATGTGGCAACTTGCAATTATTAGTTTCGTATTGTGTTTTGTACCATCATATCAACAATTTCCACGTTTTTGTGCTACCCGGGAAGTGTTGCGCACAAAGGAGTGCTGCCCGTCCTGGGAAGGGGACGGGTCGCCCTGCGGAGCCAGCTCGGGTCGTGGATCCTGCGAGGATGTGGAGGTGCCTGATCGGCCTGACGGACCGCAGTACCCCTTCTCCGGATTGGACGACAGGGAGAAGTGGCCATTGGTTTTCTACAACCGCACTTGCCAGTGCGCAGGGAACTTTATGGGTTTCAACTGCGCAGACTGTATATTCGGATACTTTGGTGTGAACTGCAATGAGAGGAGAGAGTCTGTCAGGAAGAACATATTGCACCTGTCCCGGGCCGAGAAGATCAGGTTTGTATCTTACCTGAACTTGGCAAAGCAGACAGTCAGCAGGGACTATGTCGTGGTCACCGGGACCTACCAGGAGATGGAAAACGGCTCCAACCCAATGTTTGCTGATGTGTCTGTgtatgatgtgtttgtgtggatgcaTTATTATGTGTCCCGTAACGCGCTGCTCGGTGGGCCGGAGAATGTGTGGACCAATGTCGACTTTGCCCACTGGGGACCAGGGTTCCTCCCATGGCACCGTTTGTACCTGCTGCACTGGGAGCATGAGATCAGGAAGCTGACCGGAGACATGAGCTTCACCATCCCGTACTGGGACTGGAGGGATGCCCAGGGATGCGACGTGTGCACAGACGAGTTGATGGGGGACCGGAGCCCCCACGACCCCAGTCTGCTCAGCCCAGGCTCAGTCTTCTCTTCTTGGACg GTGCTGTGTTCCCGAGCAGAGGACTACAGTAACAGGGGTGTGTTGTGTGATGCTGAAGAGGAAGGCCCATTGCGGCGTAATCCTGGAAACCACAACCGTAAAGTGGTTGAACGAATACCAACTTCAGCAGAGGTGGAGTTCGCTCTCAGTCTGACCAAGTATGACACCGGTGCCATGGACCGCAGCGCCAACATGAGCTTCAGGAACACTCTGGAAG GATTCGGGGACTCTCAGACTGGGATAGGGAACAGTCCTCGTAGGGGAATTCATGCTGCTCTCCACGTGTTCATGAACGGATCCATGTCTTCAGTGCAGGGCTCAGCAAATGACCCCATATTTCTCCTCCACCACGCTTTTGTtgacag CATTTACgagcagtggctcaggaggtatAGACCGTCTCCGTCGGATTTTCCAGACTCTGATGCACCTATAGGACACAACGGCGACTACCACATGGTGCCCTTCCTGCCCCTCCACAGAAACAGAGAATTCTTCATCTCCAGCAAGGATCTGGGATATGAATATTCATATCTTCTAGATGCTA ACCAGAGGCTAGCAGAAACAATGGGCCCTTACCTGGAGGTGATGCAGGATGTGTGGCCCTGGCTGCTGATTGCAGCGGTCTGTGGAGGAATTTTAGCAGTGAGTATAGCTGCTGTGGTCCTAACTGCAAAACGGCGATGCGAAGGAGTGTCTTGGCTACACGTGAGAAAGTGGAAAAACGTATTTGCTCTTCCAGAGAGACAGCCACTTATCTGGGGCAGTGACACAGAGGAAACCAAACACCATAACTACCAAACAGCTATCTGA